ATGATTTACAAAGACTTTGGTGACCTTGTCCAGGAATATTTGACTCTAGAACATCATAACAGGAATGAGTCATCTCACATGAATCAATCTAGTTTTATTGATAGTTATTAATTAGGTCTGCAGAATGCATGATCGTCCTCAATATGCACGGTCCTTGCCTTACTTCCACAGTTTACTTCAACATGATGCCAGTGGCTTGTAGGAACAACAAGGCTTCATGTTAATTTAAGAAAATACGCCGAGATGTTCCTAGTTTTCAAGCTTTACTTCAATGTAACAAACTATATTCCATCTTTCATCTCCGCTCGGTTTCCTTACAAACTCGCAACTTGCAGACATAGTCAAACATAATGGCAGGCTAATCAGCCATGCTGTCAAAAGATTGGTCGAGGATTATGAATCAAATCCAAAGTCAGTGCTATTTCAGATATTAACAATGTTATTTGAGGTAATACCAACTTGATGCGCTACTTATTGTTCTATTTAAATTATCGTTGCAACGTTATTTTCATTAACCTGCAAATCTTACAATGACAGGTTTGTGGCGCCAGACATGATATATATGCAAGCGACCTTCATGAGGCAGCTGTGGATGACATTGTATTCAAACTAGCTGAGCTAGCAAGAAAAGTATCCTATTGTGAGATTTTGAAAGGAGAATCATCATCTGTGGCCATTTCAATAATCCAATGCACATAATCTATTTATCTATCCTATATTGTTCTACTGTTGTGCATATATGCTCTCTTCTGTTTGAGTTTTGTCAATCTTAACTTGAGAACAGGGTCTGGTGGATGATAATTATAGCTCAAAAAGGAAGGACCTTAAGAACTTCAAAGAAAATCTTGTTACTTTTTGGGATAGTTTGGTCCTTGAGTGTCAGAATGGTCCATTATTTGATGATAACTTATTCACGACAATCAAGGATTACGTGGTTGCTGTATCATGGTAATTAGGTCTCACCAGTCACCATCCTTATTTTTTCCTTAGTCTTGTATACGTGTGTATAAGGTGCTAATTTGTTGTGCTTCAGTACTCCCCCAAGGGTTTATCGTCAAGTAGCTTCATTGGTTGGGCTCCAGCTTGTGACGTCCTTCATATCTGTCGCCAAGACTCTCAGTGGACAGCGTGAGACCACCCAAAGGCAGTTGAatgcagagaagaagaagcacAGTGATGGGCCAGCTGTTGAATCTCTCAACAAAAGGCTATCTATTACTCATGAAAATATTACATATTTGGAGGAATCGATGCGTAAAATATTCAGCGGGTGAGGCTTTCTATTAGAGACCACTCACCCAGCCTTTTATTGTTTACTTAATTAAGTGTTCTAATCTTTCTTAAGTGATAGTATATTCATCGGTATCCAGAATCTTGCACATGTCATTCAATCTATACTTATCTTGGTCTAGCAGGCAACTAAACACTATAATTTTGCCACATGTAGGTTATTCATGCACCGTTATCGGGATGTTGACCCTGAGATCCGAATATTATGCATAAAATCCCTAGGTATTTGGGTTGTCTCATATCCATCACTGTTCTTACAAGACATATATTTAAAGTATCTTGGGTGGACACTGAATGACAAGGTAAAAAAGGTTTAATTCATAGATTAATTGTGCCCATTGATACCTTCTTTGTGATCAACGAGACTTGCAAACTTATTTTGTGCACTTCTTTGTTTATAGAATGCTGGAGTTAGAAGAACTTCTATTCTTGCCTTGCAAAGCCTGTATGATGTAGATGACAACATACCTTCTCTTGGTCTCTTTACGGAGAGGTTTTATAGCAGGATGATCCAGCTTGCTGATGATATTGATATTTCAGTAGCTGTGCCAGCTATAGGACTCATCAAGCAATTACTTCGGTGAGCTCACTTTCTCATGGCCTTCGTACTGAGGTTTCACAGCAAAATCTTTTGCGTGCCCAGTCGGGGTAGTTACCACGCAAGTTCACATATTTTGCCATAGCCTTTTTAAGATGTGCTAAGAGTTGGGTTTGTCTAGCTTTTGATATCAAGGCCTGCTTATGAGGTTTTGTATGTACAAGTAAAATTTAATTTCAAGTAAGAAGTTTTGAATACTAATTTCTTGGATATCTGGCACAACATTCCTGTTGTCAAATGTTATATACAAGGACTGATGCTTCCATTTTGAAATACGCGTGTGGTGTTTGTTCAAATGTTTTCATCATTCACTATCTGCACAGTGCACCGATTACATCAATTTCTACGCCATCAGTTAAATTCTTTCATTTTGGATGTTTGAATGACAATTGGTTCAAAGCTATTTCATGAAAACACAAGCTTAAACATACCTGCAATTGGCTAAGCCGTGGCACTGGAAGTAGGAGTTACGTATTCACTATTCAGAGTTGAAGCTCACATGTACAAGGCTACACAAAATTTCATCATGTAGCTCAAATGCTTATGTGATTCTTGGAACATAAATGAAAAGTATTGTTTCCTTGCTTTGCAGGCATCAACTTTTGAGTGACGATGATTTGGGTCCCCTATATGATTTGCTTATTGACGAACCTCCTATGATCAGGCGTGCAATAGGGGAGTTAGTTTATGATCACCTGATAGCACAGAACTGCAAGACCCCTTCTGTAGCTAGAGGTACTCGTGACTTGAAGGATTGCACTCTTATGCTACCCTGTCTTGTTATCAAATAGTACTTGATTACTTCAGCCATTTATTAACCTAGTGAATTCCAGATGGGGACAATGAATCCTCCGAGATTCACATTAGTCGAATGCTGCACATCTTAAGGGAATTTTCGGATGACCCAGTCCTGAGTTCTTACGTCATTGATGATATTTGGGATGACATGAAGGCCATGAAAGTATGCTCCTCCGTTTATGCAACTCTATTTGGAAAAGAGTATACAGTGTTGTCAGTGTGACATTCTGTCACAATTACATTATTTTTGTTCTTCAGGACTGGAAGTGTATAATCTCCATGCTTCTCGATGAAACTCCGATAGCTGAGCTTACTGACATGGATGGAACAAATCTAGTTCGGATGCTGCGAGCCTCTGCTAAGAAGGCTGTTGGGGAAAGAATAGTTCCTGCAACTGACAGTAGGAAGATGTACTACAACAAATCTCAAAAGGTATCAGTATCATCTGTGGTATCATATAGTATTGGTGCAAAGTCTCACTGATTCATCATCTCATGGATAGTTTTAATTTTTAAATATCTGTAACATTGCCAACAGTGCTGTTGGCCTAGTTATTTCTTTAGTTCCAGTTTGCTAGATGTCATCTCTTCTAAGTACTAAGTAGTATTACCTACATAAAGTAGGTTCGTTCCATGGGGTACTTCAATGTTCAATGTTTGGTTCCTGAGGCACAGAAAATGTCAGTCCTTCAAAAGTTATGTTCGAGAGTCTGATTAATTTAACCCTTCTAAATTTGTACCATGTCATCTCTATTTATGTAAGTTGCATTAGTGAATCAACTTCTGGAGATTAGCCCAGTGGTCTAAATTGGTAAATCATCCAGGATTGTGAAATTAATATTAAAATGGAAATAATACTGGTTGAATATGACCACCTTCTGATAAACACATTAGTGTATGTGTTGATTGCGAACTTACCTTTTCTATCATTAAGATGGAAAATCTTTTTTTGTGTGGGAGGAGATAGGAAATCTTTTGAGTTTATTTTAAGCATCCAGATCCTACACATTAAGCTTCAATTTTCTGATTTTACACCCTTTTCATGGTTTTCCCCTGTCTAGTTCAGCTTTATACTCCTTGATGTTGTTCAAGTTCTTCCTGTTGAACTCTGGATTATATATTGCTCATTATGTTTATTGACAGCTATTTGTTCTCGTAAAACTGACACTTAGTTCAATTGTATCCTGCGGCattactaaaacataaaagttTACAGGAGATGTTAGAAAATAGCAAGGGTGACATAACCAATGCCTTGATGAAGAGGTACCCACAACTTTTGAGAAAGTACTTGCCTGACAAGGCCAAGATATCCCCTCTAATTGATATGATGATGCTTTTGAAACTTGAGATGTACTCACTGAAGAGGCAAGAGCAGGTCAGTTGCAAAAGCTATCACTTGTCCTTCTCATTGATTTTCTTTATTTGGCCAATAATCTTGTTTATAATTTGGTTCAGAATTTCAAGGCCGTCATAGATCTCATTGTTGATGCCTTCTTCAAACATGGTGACAAGGATACTTTAAGATCTTGCATCAAGGCAATAGCTTTCTGTTGCACAAAGTGTCAGGCGGATCTTCTAgattatgctgaaaataaacttAAGATTCTTGAAGATGAGTTGGTTTTGAAAGTAAAAACTGCGATCAAGGAAGTAGAGGTATGTCTTACTCATGCTGTCTGTATATGTACTGTAGCCAGAAGATAATATGATGACTGTCGGCTTTGCAGGCAGGTGATGATGAATACTCTCTCTTGGTTAATTTGAAGCGACTTCATGAACTTCAGTTGTCAAAACCTGTTAAAAATGATGGTTTATTTGAAGATATGTACCAAATCCTCAGTCATCTAAAAGAGATGGATAATGAGGTATGAACCATTGCACTGTTGAGATATTACTATTAGCACTTCAATCTTCCTTGCAGAATAAACTTGAAGGAACATATTGAGGTAATACTTGATGCTTGATTAGGTAAAGAGCTTTCTCCTCATCAACATGTTCCTTGAAGTAGCATGGTGCCTTAATGCAATTGACGTTGAAAACCCATCTGAAACATCTATCGAGGGACTTTCTTCCAAGCAAAGGTCTCTCTTTGAACAACTCTATTATTTCTTGGTGGTTCTGTCCAATTATCAGAAAGAGGGAAGGAGCACCACCGTGCTTTCCTCCAGAGTAAGCCTTCTGAATTAAACGTCAGCGAAGAGGAGGAATGCATTATTTTTGTAACAATTGTATTCCTGCACTTAAGTTGACCCATTGACAGTTCAATGCCTTCTTTTGCTTCCAGGTCTGCATCATTACTGCAGAGATGTGGTGCTTGTTTAAGAAGTCAAAGTATTCTTCAACAAAGCTAAAAAATTTGGGTTATCTCCCACAATTAGAATATGTTCAGAAGTTTTGGAAACTATGTGAACAGCAGCTGAATATATCAGGTTATCTTGTCGCACGCTTTTCTACTTCAAATTTAAAATATCTGTCCGGAATGGCGTTTCAAGAATTTTTTTGTTGCCTGGCTTCTTGCTAATTACTGAAATCGGCCAACTTTTCACCCTCAGATGACACAGAAGATGAAGACGCAAACGAAGAATATATTGAAGACACAAACAGGGATGCTGTCATGATTGCAGCTGCAAAGCTACTGCTTGCTGATACAGTTTCAAAGGTTTATACTGCAATTTCTGCCTGCGATAGGGGTTCTCATGCAACATTCTTCCAGATAGTTTGTTGGAGACTACCTTCTATGCATCAAACTTGGTTTACGTCCGTAGCGTTTTCTATTGGCAGATAAATGAAATTTGCAGCAATTTATTTTGTTTGCAGGATTACCTTGGCCCTGAGATTGTTTCACACTATGTATCTCACGGTGCAAGTACGACAGAG
This is a stretch of genomic DNA from Triticum aestivum cultivar Chinese Spring unplaced genomic scaffold, IWGSC CS RefSeq v2.1 scaffold174810, whole genome shotgun sequence. It encodes these proteins:
- the LOC123176089 gene encoding sister-chromatid cohesion protein 3 isoform X2, whose product is MAETIASMRRPKRGRPPRPRESDFVTGEEFEDEEEGEDHAEAADGLAPPRSKRKREVSTAAAAALEDLTLIDIVKHNGRLISHAVKRLVEDYESNPKSVLFQILTMLFEVCGARHDIYASDLHEAAVDDIVFKLAELARKGLVDDNYSSKRKDLKNFKENLVTFWDSLVLECQNGPLFDDNLFTTIKDYVVAVSCTPPRVYRQVASLVGLQLVTSFISVAKTLSGQRETTQRQLNAEKKKHSDGPAVESLNKRLSITHENITYLEESMRKIFSGLFMHRYRDVDPEIRILCIKSLGIWVVSYPSLFLQDIYLKYLGWTLNDKNAGVRRTSILALQSLYDVDDNIPSLGLFTERFYSRMIQLADDIDISVAVPAIGLIKQLLRHQLLSDDDLGPLYDLLIDEPPMIRRAIGELVYDHLIAQNCKTPSVARDGDNESSEIHISRMLHILREFSDDPVLSSYVIDDIWDDMKAMKDWKCIISMLLDETPIAELTDMDGTNLVRMLRASAKKAVGERIVPATDSRKMYYNKSQKEMLENSKGDITNALMKRYPQLLRKYLPDKAKISPLIDMMMLLKLEMYSLKRQEQNFKAVIDLIVDAFFKHGDKDTLRSCIKAIAFCCTKCQADLLDYAENKLKILEDELVLKVKTAIKEVEAGDDEYSLLVNLKRLHELQLSKPVKNDGLFEDMYQILSHLKEMDNEVKSFLLINMFLEVAWCLNAIDVENPSETSIEGLSSKQRSLFEQLYYFLVVLSNYQKEGRSTTVLSSRVCIITAEMWCLFKKSKYSSTKLKNLGYLPQLEYVQKFWKLCEQQLNISDDTEDEDANEEYIEDTNRDAVMIAAAKLLLADTVSKDYLGPEIVSHYVSHGASTTEIIKHLITALKKNANSDIAALFFEALRRAYERYMTYLREGENQNLIAKSYSECQDLANRLAGYYVGAVRIKNKSEILKIIQCGVQFAFVDLPKQLSFLEAALVPFVSKLPSSDIPDILTDVQKRAQDTDMNEDPSAWRPYLTFVEHLREKHARNEVFHEKEEKPVKRRGRPRKPRDEPVRNLFDGNKSSDEESVSDSDQRGHGGDDDDEDDAFDQPLINTFRPSASKLRSLKGVSQQGTSSQRKAPTASGSNS
- the LOC123176089 gene encoding sister-chromatid cohesion protein 3 isoform X1, giving the protein MAETIASMRRPKRGRPPRPRESDFVTGEEFEDEEEGEDHAEAADGLAPPRSKRKREVSTAAAAALEDLTLIDIVKHNGRLISHAVKRLVEDYESNPKSVLFQILTMLFEVCGARHDIYASDLHEAAVDDIVFKLAELARKGLVDDNYSSKRKDLKNFKENLVTFWDSLVLECQNGPLFDDNLFTTIKDYVVAVSCTPPRVYRQVASLVGLQLVTSFISVAKTLSGQRETTQRQLNAEKKKHSDGPAVESLNKRLSITHENITYLEESMRKIFSGLFMHRYRDVDPEIRILCIKSLGIWVVSYPSLFLQDIYLKYLGWTLNDKNAGVRRTSILALQSLYDVDDNIPSLGLFTERFYSRMIQLADDIDISVAVPAIGLIKQLLRHQLLSDDDLGPLYDLLIDEPPMIRRAIGELVYDHLIAQNCKTPSVARDGDNESSEIHISRMLHILREFSDDPVLSSYVIDDIWDDMKAMKDWKCIISMLLDETPIAELTDMDGTNLVRMLRASAKKAVGERIVPATDSRKMYYNKSQKEMLENSKGDITNALMKRYPQLLRKYLPDKAKISPLIDMMMLLKLEMYSLKRQEQNFKAVIDLIVDAFFKHGDKDTLRSCIKAIAFCCTKCQADLLDYAENKLKILEDELVLKVKTAIKEVEAGDDEYSLLVNLKRLHELQLSKPVKNDGLFEDMYQILSHLKEMDNEVKSFLLINMFLEVAWCLNAIDVENPSETSIEGLSSKQRSLFEQLYYFLVVLSNYQKEGRSTTVLSSRVCIITAEMWCLFKKSKYSSTKLKNLGYLPQLEYVQKFWKLCEQQLNISDDTEDEDANEEYIEDTNRDAVMIAAAKLLLADTVSKDYLGPEIVSHYVSHGASTTEIIKHLITALKKNANSDIAALFFEALRRAYERYMTYLREGENQNLIAKSYSECQDLANRLAGYYVGAVRIKNKSEILKIIQCGVQFAFVDLPKQLSFLEAALVPFVSKLPSSDIPDILTDVQKRAQDTDMNEDPSAWRPYLTFVEHLREKHARNEVFHEEKEEKPVKRRGRPRKPRDEPVRNLFDGNKSSDEESVSDSDQRGHGGDDDDEDDAFDQPLINTFRPSASKLRSLKGVSQQGTSSQRKAPTASGSNS